From Arachis hypogaea cultivar Tifrunner chromosome 3, arahy.Tifrunner.gnm2.J5K5, whole genome shotgun sequence:
tttaaagttattacggtaattaattataaaaaataataaattttaataattttattattgttttatagAGGGTAATTTCGTCAAACAGAATATTGTCACGGTGTCTCTTTATATAAAGTATATATAAACGACCATCGACGAACATAAATCGGCCACTTTCCTCTTCAAGTCTTATTAGAAAGTGGGTCGTAACAAATTAAACCACTCAGAGTCTTCATTCTTCTCTCATTTCATTATCCATACCAATACATCCAAACAAGGCCTTATTCAtaataattaactaactaaataactagaAATGTTCACAATGATGAAGGTGCACCCTTCTTCAAAGAAACGAACCAACCATCGTTCCCAAAACGCCATCGTTTCATCGAACCCAAACCCAAACAATACCAAGAAGCTTTGGAGACTTCCGCACGTGTTCGCCAGCGTTCTTGAACTCCCTCTCCATTCAGACGACGACGTTTCGATTGACGAAACCACGCAGTTTCTCCGATTTGTTGCGTCGTGCAAGTGTAGAGGCTCTTCTTCTTGTCGAGTGAGTGCAGAGGCTGTAGAGATTGTTCCTGGAATAACCAAGATCGTGATCAAGGGAATGGATGGTGGAGATTGTTTTGCCGAGCAGTGTTATGGTTTTCGGTTTAGGCTTCCGCCGTGGACTAGGCCGGAGATGGCCACGGCGGTTTGTAGCGGAGGAAAGCTGGTCGTCATGGTGCCAATGACCAAGACCAGAGGGAATTGATTCCTCCCTacatatatcaaattaaaggttTGGAATATTATTAGGTGGCTACTATTTGCGTCAATGTTTTTTTACATAGAAATGATAGTTAAAAtgttaacatatatatatatatatatatatatatatatatatatatatatatatatatatataggtttttttgacttacaagtcttaAAAGGACCAAACCTAACAAAAGTTATGCTCACCCACAAAAGTGTGTTAACGCACGCATCATGTTTTCCTTCACCATTataaacgactcttcttcttcctcaataAAAACCACAACTGTCAGTTTTTCTTCAcgtttctccttctcctcttcttccttcttcttttccttcttcattgtgtttcttctcctttttctttacttatttcatcttcatctgtcgtgtttctcctccttattcttttgattttacaacattatgtatttttttctttatttgattttttcctaacaaaaagaattatgagaatatgaaataagaagatgaagaagaagaaatagcagaagatgaagaagaggaaaaggaagagttctgaattatgcagaaccTATCAGAATaataatacactcaaatatcttcgtttacacccaaatatcttcgtattacatccaaatttactgcaaatacagaaatgagttatgctatgtgtacactaaaatcaaccaccaaaatTATCCagcagtataaaatacatactggaatacaaatatacattgaaaataaattaaaccacacatgtatttatacacaaatacattggtggatgattttagtgtacaaatagcatttttgtacagaaaaatgtttcctctaaagctgcaattttttcttctttttcttattgctttctttcttttagttaaatgaatataAGTTTTGCaatattatgtgtttcttctttttctttgtttggttttttgtttttattcttgttaaaagagtaaaacaagaagaaacttgagaagataaaaaaaaagaaaaagatgaataagaaaaaaaagaagaaaaagattgtgataatgatgaaaaaaaaaccagtagaagatgaggaggaggaagaagaagagttctgaattatgcaaaacttattagaataaaatacacccaaaattccttaaaatacacccaaatatcttcgtgttacacccaaatatcttcgttttatacccaaatttgctacaaatacagaaatgagttatgctacgtgtacaataaaatcagccaccagtataaaatatatactagaatacaaatatacattgaaaataaattaaaccacacatgtatttatacacaaatacattggtggctgattttagtggttgattttagtgtacaaatagcatatttgtacagaaaaatatttcctctaatgctgtatttttttctttttcttttccttatttctttctttcttttagtttaatgaatgtaagttcatccttttCCAAGTAATTTTagagcattatgtgtttcttcttctgctttgtttgattttttgtttttattcttgttgagagagtaaaacaag
This genomic window contains:
- the LOC112776243 gene encoding uncharacterized protein, with translation MMKVHPSSKKRTNHRSQNAIVSSNPNPNNTKKLWRLPHVFASVLELPLHSDDDVSIDETTQFLRFVASCKCRGSSSCRVSAEAVEIVPGITKIVIKGMDGGDCFAEQCYGFRFRLPPWTRPEMATAVCSGGKLVVMVPMTKTRGN